Proteins co-encoded in one Pararge aegeria chromosome 19, ilParAegt1.1, whole genome shotgun sequence genomic window:
- the LOC120632192 gene encoding uncharacterized protein LOC120632192: MVLAFVDKLCRKRTGEVDGAMTDRAEKLLMRYAQAKSFVEDLEQLKKGKSLYRKSNLLTVSPFLDEQGVLRVGGRIDAAPGIARDMKHPIILDRRHPTARLIIMHYHKKFAHGNHETVINEIKQRFWILRLRPTVKNIVSKCVLCRIRKARPQPPRMGDLPEARLAHHQRPFTYCGLDLFGPMKIAVGRRHQIRYGVLFTCMTVRAIHIELVQTLTTDSLIMALRRMASRRGWPSNLLSDNGSNLRGAANELKKAMHELDQDILKREAVNYGTTWTFIPPLSPHWGGAWERLIRTVKTSLKAILKERVPREEVLITLMAEVEQIVNSRPLTHVSVEPATTEAITPNHFLLGTSSNLPLLGAFDDSDLFLRKQWRISQLLADQFWRRWVKEVLPQMLPRKKWHHESQPLQIGDLVVIVDPNMPRGVWPRGIIEAVLPGRDGRVRVVDVRTKSGLLRKPAERVAILPVGEEC, encoded by the coding sequence ATGGTGTTGGCGTTTGTGGATAAGCTATGCAGGAAGCGTACCGGTGAAGTGGACGGTGCAATGACAGACCGCGCGGAGAAGTTATTGATGCGGTACGCACAGGCTAAGTCATTTGTTGAAGACCTGGAACAGCTGAAAAAAGGAAAATCATTATATAGGAAAAGTAATTTACTTACCGTATCACCGTTCCTCGACGAGCAGGGTGTCCTCCGGGTGGGAGGCCGCATCGATGCTGCGCCTGGAATAGCAAGAGATATGAAGCATCCAATAATCTTAGATAGACGTCATCCCACAGCAAGGCTTATCATAATGCATTACCATAAAAAATTCGCCCATGGAAATCACGAAActgtaataaatgaaataaagcaaCGATTTTGGATATTGCGGCTTCGCCCAACGGTCAAAAATATAGTATCAAAATGCGTGCTATGCCGAATCCGCAAGGCGCGGCCGCAACCGCCAAGGATGGGAGACTTACCGGAGGCGAGGCTAGCACACCATCAACGACCCTTTACCTATTGTGGGTTGGACCTCTTTGGTCCTATGAAAATAGCTGTCGGACGACGGCATCAAATAAGATATGGCGTGCTATTTACATGCATGACTGTAAGGGCTATTCATATAGAACTGGTGCAAACACTTACCACGGACTCCCTAATAATGGCCCTTAGAAGAATGGCGTCGCGACGTGGCTGGCCGTCAAATTTGCTATCTGATAATGGATCTAACCTGAGAGGCGCAGCTAATGAATTGAAGAAGGCGATGCATGAGTTGGACCAGGACATACTGAAAAGGGAGGCCGTGAATTACGGCACCACGTGGACTTTTATACCGCCGTTGAGTCCCCACTGGGGTGGGGCCTGGGAACGCCTGATTAGAACCGTGAAAACGTCGCTCAAGGCTATCCTCAAAGAAAGAGTTCCAAGAGAGGAAGTCTTGATCACTCTGATGGCAGAGGTCGAACAGATAGTCAACAGTCGACCTCTCACTCACGTCTCTGTTGAGCCTGCTACCACAGAGGCGATTACCCCTAACCATTTTCTTTTAGGTACTTCCTCGAACCTTCCATTGCTCGGGGCATTTGATGACTCCGACTTGTTCCTGAGGAAGCAGTGGCGCATCTCACAGCTCCTGGCTGACCAGTTCTGGCGTCGCTGGGTGAAAGAAGTCCTACCACAGATGCTACCACGGAAGAAATGGCATCACGAATCCCAACCACTACAGATCGGCGACTTAGTCGTCATCGTCGATCCCAATATGCCGCGAGGCGTCTGGCCCCGAGGCATCATCGAGGCGGTGCTGCCAGGAAGGGACGGGCGCGTGCGAGTGGTGGACGTGCGGACGAAGTCGGGGCTGCTAAGGAAGCCTGCAGAACGCGTCGCAATCCTACCTGTTGGAGAAGAGTGCTGA